Proteins from a genomic interval of Gordonia sp. SL306:
- the rplJ gene encoding 50S ribosomal protein L10, protein MAKSEKVAAVAEIAEQFKGSTATVVTEYRGLSVKQISELRRSLGEGATYSVAKNTLVKRAAAEAGVEGLDELFTGPTAIAFIEGEPVMAAKAIKTFAKDNKALVIKGGTMDGRALSVAEIEQIADLETREVLLAKLAGAMKGNLAKAAGLFNQPASQVARLAAALQEKKNEAGE, encoded by the coding sequence ATGGCCAAGTCCGAAAAGGTCGCCGCAGTCGCGGAGATCGCTGAGCAGTTCAAGGGATCCACGGCAACGGTCGTCACGGAATACCGTGGCCTGTCCGTCAAGCAGATCTCCGAGCTGCGTCGTTCCCTCGGTGAGGGTGCAACCTACTCCGTCGCCAAGAACACCCTGGTGAAGCGTGCCGCCGCCGAGGCGGGCGTGGAAGGGCTCGACGAGCTGTTCACCGGTCCGACCGCGATCGCCTTCATCGAAGGCGAGCCGGTCATGGCCGCGAAGGCGATCAAGACGTTCGCCAAGGACAACAAGGCTCTGGTCATCAAGGGCGGCACCATGGACGGCCGTGCGCTGTCCGTGGCGGAGATCGAACAGATCGCCGACCTGGAGACCCGTGAGGTTCTGTTGGCCAAGCTCGCCGGTGCCATGAAGGGCAACTTGGCAAAGGCTGCCGGTCTGTTCAACCAGCCGGCTTCGCAGGTGGCGCGCCTCGCCGCGGCCCTGCAGGAGAAGAAGAACGAAGCCGGCGAGTAA
- a CDS encoding glycoside hydrolase family 76 protein has translation MADATKSAGGGPAPTTANERAAAAAAAITDRHLRRMLWTPGTRLAAVAWPSGAVAGHFGMWHYWWHAHLVDLLVDAAIHRPGDDTADVVGLLLRGINLRNLGKWTNNYFDDMAWLGLAIERADRHLALSHDRAIRTLSGRMIDAWVPHLGGGIPWRTMDLFFNAPANGPAAVLVARTGHVERAAAMADWMDAHLVDADSHLIIDGIKPGTRPGEMERVTAIYTYCQGVVLGAELELLRLTRHEVHAERIDRLLHAVQTRMCHDGVIPGAGGGDGGLFAGILARYLALVATDLPQTIQGTDDLRRRAAHIVATSAEAAWLNRTETDHGPVFGADWRKPADNPSGEGTNAQFVEGAVHSSQIPERDLSVQLSAWMVLEAAAAVDLRLPEHVQKEAT, from the coding sequence GTGGCGGATGCAACCAAATCAGCGGGCGGCGGACCTGCACCGACGACGGCGAACGAGCGCGCAGCGGCAGCCGCCGCGGCGATCACCGACCGCCATCTGAGGCGGATGTTGTGGACGCCCGGCACCCGGCTTGCCGCGGTCGCGTGGCCGAGCGGGGCGGTCGCGGGGCATTTCGGCATGTGGCACTACTGGTGGCATGCCCACCTGGTGGACCTGCTGGTCGACGCGGCCATCCATCGCCCGGGCGACGATACCGCCGACGTCGTGGGCCTGCTGCTGCGCGGTATCAACCTGCGCAACCTGGGCAAATGGACGAACAACTACTTCGACGACATGGCCTGGCTCGGCCTCGCCATCGAGCGTGCCGACCGTCACCTCGCGCTGAGCCACGACCGGGCGATCCGCACGCTCTCCGGCCGCATGATCGACGCCTGGGTACCCCATCTCGGTGGCGGAATCCCGTGGCGCACGATGGACCTCTTCTTCAACGCACCGGCGAACGGCCCTGCGGCCGTCCTGGTGGCGCGGACCGGTCACGTGGAGCGGGCGGCGGCGATGGCGGACTGGATGGACGCACACCTCGTCGATGCCGACTCGCACCTGATCATCGACGGCATCAAACCCGGCACCCGGCCCGGCGAGATGGAACGGGTCACCGCGATCTATACCTACTGCCAGGGCGTGGTGCTCGGTGCCGAGCTCGAACTCCTCAGGCTCACGCGGCACGAGGTGCACGCCGAACGCATCGACCGACTCCTCCACGCGGTGCAGACACGGATGTGCCACGACGGGGTGATCCCGGGAGCGGGCGGCGGAGACGGCGGACTGTTCGCGGGCATCCTGGCGCGCTACCTCGCGCTGGTCGCCACCGATCTGCCGCAGACCATTCAGGGGACCGACGACCTGCGCCGACGAGCAGCGCACATCGTGGCCACGAGCGCCGAGGCCGCCTGGCTCAATCGCACCGAGACCGATCACGGCCCGGTGTTCGGTGCCGACTGGCGGAAACCTGCGGACAATCCGTCAGGTGAGGGCACAAACGCCCAGTTCGTCGAGGGTGCGGTCCATTCCTCACAGATCCCGGAACGCGACCTCTCGGTCCAGCTCTCGGCGTGGATGGTGCTCGAGGCCGCGGCCGCCGTCGACCTGCGGTTACCGGAGCATGTCCAAAAAGAGGCTACCTAG